Sequence from the Nitrincola iocasae genome:
TTTGTTCGAAAGGATACCAGCCAGCCTGTGAATCAGGTGCCGACTCTGGTCCTGGATAAAACTGGAATGGCTGAGACAGTGTCAATGTCATATCAAGTGATTCAGATTGACCTTCATAAATTTGATCCCGTGCTATAGCAATTCGGGCTTCATTTCGATCGGCACTAATATAGGTGGGTTGGTTAAAGCTTAGAGTAGCTACTGATTCGTTATTTAGAAAAAACTCAATACTTACAACATCATCACCAAGAAGACCGCGCGAGAAGGGGAGAGAGACTTCTCGAAATTGTCCGTCAGAGTTGTGAATAAGCGCCTTTCCACCATCAAGAGCTTCACCTGATTGGAGGGAAAACTGTGCTTGAATAAGCTCTGAGCTTTGCTTGGGTGTTAATGTTGCTTCAAATTGAAGCTGATTTGAGTCGATAGCCTTCCAAAAACCCTCAACGGTGAACTCAGCATCAGTACGTGCAAGCCTGTTTTCGTAAGTGAAGTTGATTTGATCATCAGCTTCGGAGGTACTGTTATTTCTATGAACACCACTCCAGTCTGGTCCCCAGTCGTAATAATCGAAATAGAGCAATCGGCTCTTTTCTGTGAGTACGGTGATCATGCCATTGCCAGGGTTTGCAGCAACTGCCAGCGGGGAAGAAGTGCCTGAATGAGCTAATGCGGATATTATCAGAAAGAAAAGTGTTGTAAGCCTTAGTTGTCGCATATGAATACCTATCCACTGTATTGTGTACTTGCGTAGAGTGTAGCAGTTATATCAGGTGTTGCTTGAATTAACAGCTTTTTTTAGTGCCATTTTCCAGCTATATTCAGGATCAAAAAAATGTCTTGAACTGTTTGAGTTGATGATATGGCCTGAAAATATTTCTCTGGTTTTTCATAGAGTAAGACAATTAATTCTGAAAGACAGCTGGCATCAATTTTATCAGCTACTATGACAGCATCTCCTAGAATATCTGTTGCAGGAATGTACTTGGATACAATGACTGGACGACCAGCTAATACTCCCTCAATCGCTACTTTATTCAATCCTTCAGCGAAGTCTTGGCGAGTCGGTATTAAAAATATATGACTGAGAGAAAAATAAGTTAGCATCTGATCTCGATTCAGGTGTCCTTTTAGCATAAAGTATTCGCTGCTTTGATTGGCACTAATTTGTTGTTCTAATATCTTTGTCAGGCTGCCAGTACCACATATATGCCACTTGAAAACACCGGGGTGTGATTTTTCCAATAATTTTGCAGTTTCATAAAGTTCCAATACACCTTTATTTTCTTCAAGCCTTCCAGCAAAGAGTAAGTGAAATTGTTTTGAACTTTGCGAGGGTGGTTGAATTTCAGAAAATGCTGCTTTTAAATAAGTTGGACGAGCCTGAAATACTGGTGAATTTAAATTGGGGCAAATCTCTCTGAGTTGCTTTTCGGATTCTGGTGAGATGCATAGTGTTGCTGAGACACAGTGTTGCCAAAACCAGCCGTTTAACTTGCGGATTATCTTGTTTTTAAAGTTTTTTGGCTTAAGCCTAGTAGTCCAGAAGGTACAGTGAAGAGTAGGGATAATATGTATACCAAATAACCTTAAATGCACTAGTGTGAACCAGTCATTGTAATTAGATACGATAGCTAGATTATACTGATGCTTTCGAGCTAATCTCAGTAAGCGGAAACTGGTGTATAATTGGCCAAAATGATACATTATTCCTTTGTTTAGCCATTCTGGTTTAGGTTGGTTATACAGGGTGAAGCCTTTATCTTGCAGAGTTTCTGTTCTTGAGTTGGATGATACAGCTACCGCGGAAATGCCTGATTCTTCACAAAATTCATAGAACTGTTTTGAGTATGTAAGTGCGACCTGCGATGGATCATTAATGCCCTGAGTCCAGCATCCGTAGGTCTGAATAATGTTACCAGGACCTGCCGCATATAAAATTTTTTCATAATCTAATCCATTAATTTTAGGAGTATACTATCATCTTTTTAATATATAAATTCATTCGTTTAGTTAAGTGTCTGATAATTTTATCTAGCCAATTGTTTTTGTGAGGTATATGCCTATAAACAAGCCTAAAGTCACAGTTCCGTAAGCTGCAATAATCGAATATTTTCCATATATTGGTGTATACCATAACGGTCTCATTTTAATACAGTATTTCTCAATAATAATGTAAATAATGCTAGCGATTATATAAGCAGATGAAAATGAAATTAAATTTCTAATCGAAATGTTCGTTATAAAAGTATGTTTTACCACAAAGTTTGCAATAAATTCACCTAGCCAATGATTTAAGTAGAGTGAATAAGATATTCCCCCTAGGAATAATCCTATTTGGTGAGGATTTCCTGGTATCTTAAGGAGCATAACAATTGAAGCGGAAAAGAGAGCGGATGCAGTGTCCATATACATATTGAGTATAAATAGTGAAACGCCTGCAATAAATAATAATCCACATGTTATTTTGAAAAAAATATTTTTTTCAACTCCATCATGCTTTTTAAGTATTAAGGCCAAAAGTACACCAATAAATATTGGTGCGTAAATGTCGTAGATCAGTGCTGCTGTAGCTAGAAGAAACCAAACTAAAATTCTTCTACCTAGTAGTGGTATTAAAACTAGTAATATAGGTGCAAAAAGATAGAATTGTTCTTCTGCATTTACACTCCAAAAGTGGTTTCCTGTTCCATCTAGGGGCATAAGGTTTTTGTATTCGGCTAACTGATCTGGTCCAAATATATTATATACAAATGTAGCTTTGTACATAACGATTTCTAGCCATTTTAATGTAATGTTATCTTTTAAAAGTGCCACAAGGAGTAGTATAGAAAATGATATGAAATATGGAATCCATATCCTTATAACTCTGTTGAAATAGAATTGAGGTAATTGTTCTTTTTTGGTATTTAATAATATGTTTCCAATAAGCCAGCCACTAAGTGCAAAAAATACATCTACAGCAATAGCCCCTGCTGGGCGCCAAGTTATAAAGTTGGCATGCCCAAACATAACAACACTTGCTGCTATAAAGCGCACATAGTCATAATATGGGTAGTATACTTTGAGCTTTACAGGCTCAGATGCTGTAGATGTATTCATCTCCCAACTCCATAATATACAAACCCAAAGCTTTCCATCAGCTCCTTATCCATAATATTACGTCCATCGATAATGACCGGGTTATTCATCATCTCCAGCATCTGGTAGTAGTCGGGTGACCAGTATTCATTCCACTCGGTGAGGATAATCAGCGCATCGACGTCTTTCAGTGTTTCTATCGCGCTGCTGTAATAGGCGATCTTACCATCGGAGGGAAATCGTTTGGCGAAGTTCATCATCGCTTGTGGATCATGTGCGTGGACTTTACAGCCTTGAGCCAGTAGGGTTTCTACCACTTGCAGGCTGGGTGCATTTTGAATGCTGGCGGTGTTGGGTTTGAATGATAGGCCCCAAACGGCGACTTTTAGGTTGTTTACATCTGCTTTGTAGTGCCGCCAGAGTTTGCGGAAGGGAAGAACCTTCTGTTTCTCATTTTCTTCCAGCAGGGTATTTAGAATAATGGAGTTGCGGTTAGTTTTTAGTAACTGGGCCATGGTTTGGATAGATTTACTGAAGTGAGCCCCACCGAAGCCACAACCCGGTGACAGGTAATGCTTGCCGATACGTGGATCGTTGCCCATGCCTGCCGTGATGGTGTCGATATCGATATTCAGCAGGTCGGCGAGGTTGGCCAGTTCGTTAATATAGCCCAGCCGCAGTGCCAGCATGCCGTTGACGGCGAATTTCATAAACTCAGCTTCGCGACGCTTGACGATCATCATTTGTTCCAGCGAGCGGCTGAAGGGTTTGTACAGTGCTTTGATGATTTTGTTGGCTTCGTTGCTTTGACAGCCGATCACCAGTGTTTTGGCTTTGATGAAGTTATCGTAGGCGCTACCTTCAGAGAGCTGATCGGGAATGTAGGCAATGGCCTGTTGTTTGCCAGTATCCAACAGGGACGCTAGTTCGTCGGTGGCTCCGAGGCCGAAGGTGGAGTAATTGATCACAACCAGTTGCTGTGACTGAGTCTGTTGGTTTACCCGTTGAATAATAGTTTTGGCAAGGGGGAGCTGATCTGGATGCAGTGCCAGTATTTGTATTGGGCATTCCAGTGCAGCATCGGGGTCACCAAATGTCAGGTTATCCTGGTCGTATTGGGCCTTTACATGCGATAACAGACCCGGCTCGTTAAATAGAATACTGTTGGGGTCGGATTGTTCTCCCAGGCTTTGTTTGCTCTCTGGTGTCTGGTTGATATGTACCTGATTACCAAACTCGGCAAAGGCGGTGGCGGCAGTCCAGCCAATTAACTCACTTCCCCATACTGCAATATTCATTCTGCCCTCCAGGCGGTTTTCATTTGGCTCAGCGCTTGGTGTTGATGTGGTTGATCAGGCCACGTGTGGAACTGTCGAGTGATACACCGTCGCTTGATCCGTTCAATGCTGGCAGTAAGCCGGTGGCAATGGTTTTTCCCAGTTCAACGCCCCATTGGTCAAAGGGATTGATGTTCCAGATCACTGACTGGACAAAGACCTTGTGCTCATACATCGCGATCAGCATGCCGAAGGTTTCTGGTGTCAGTTTGTCCAGCAGCAGGGTGGAGCAGGGCTGATTGCCCCGATAGCGTTTATGTGGTGGGGAGTTTTCGGCCCCTTCAATAACCGTATCACCCAGTGCCAGAATCTGTGACTGCGCCAGACAGTTGGACAGGTTGAGCTGGTGTTGATGTTTCAGTTCGGTGTTGTTGGGACCTTCATAGCGCGTGGAGCAGGTAATGAAGTCACACATTACCGGAATAGTACCCTGATGCAGTAGCTGGTAGAAGGCATGCTGAGCGTTGGTGCCGATTTCCCCCCAGAGTACCGGGCAGGTGTTGTAGCCAACCATCTCGTTAGTGCGGGTGGTGTTTTTGCCGTTACTTTCCATCTCCAGCTGCTCAAGGTAGCTGGGCAGATGGCTCAAACGGCCATCATAAGGCAGGATGGCGTGTGCAGTAATGCCGAGGAAATTGATGTTCCAGATACCCGTTAGGGCCAGCAATACGGGTAAATTAGATTCAAACTCGGTGTTGCGGAAATGCGTGTCCATTGCGTGAGCACCTGCCAGCATGTCACGAAATCCCTGCATGCCAATACGCAGGGCGATGGGCAGACCGATAGTGGACCACATGGAATAACGTCCGCCAGTCCATTCCCAGAAATACAGATGGTTGGATTCCGGGATGCCCCAGTCGACCATGCGCTTGGGAGTGGCTGAGACGCCGATAAAATGACGTTTAAGGATTAGTGCTTCGTTCATCTGATCATGTTGATCTGCGCGTTTCAGCCACTCTTTGGCCGTTTCGGCATTGGCCAGGGTGTCGATGGTGGTGAAAGATTTCGACGAGATCACAAACAGGGTACGGGTTGGATTGAGTCTGTCCAACAGGCTGGAGATATGACTGCCATCCATGGAAGATACGAAGTGAATATCCACCTTGCGACTGCTGTCTGTGGTGAACTCGCTCAGGGCCTTGCAGGCCATGAAGGGGCCAAGATCCGAGCCGCCAACACCGATGTTAACAATGGTGTCGATAGGGTGGCCGGTACAGCCGAGCCATTGACCGGCATGGATGCAGTTAACCAGGGTTTCCATACGGCTGAGGTTTTCGTGGATCGGGGCGATGACGTCTTCACCATCTACATTCAGGCGTTGATCTGCCGGTGCGCGCAAGGCGGTGTGCAGGGCTGGGCGATCTTCGGAGGTGTTAATTTTTTCGCCGTTGTAGAGGTCTTCGATCCACTGTTTAAGGTGTTTTTCCCGGGCCAGTTCACACAACAGGTTCAGGGTTTCGGAAGAGATACGTTGCTTGGATAGATCCAGCATCAGGCCAGGGACGCTGAAACTGAAATCTTCAAAGCGCTCGGCATTCTGCTGAAACAATGAAGCGATATGGGCCTTGCCCATGACGGTGGCATGTTCGTAAAGATCGGTGCCCGCTTCTGTCGCAAATACATTCATGCTTGTAACTACTCCCTGGATTTGTCTGGCCCGTAACTTTTTTGCAATGCAGCAATTTGATTATTCTACTGTGATCGTATGCTTAGGACCAGTAATTTATAAACGCATGTTTTATTTGGAGAAACCTTTCGGATTTCGGGTTTGCCAACGCCAGGTGTCTTCCAACATGGCGTTGAGGGGGCGAGTGGCCTTCCAGCCTAATTCTTGTTGTGCTTTGTCAGCGTTGGCCCAAAAAGCGGGCAGGTCGCCAGCGCGGCGTGCTGCAATGCGGTAAGGCAGTGGTTTTTGTGCCACTTTTTCAAAGGCCTTGACCATCGCCAGTACAGATACTGGCTGACCGGTGCCCAGGTTATATATATGTACCCCAGGTGTACCTAGCTTCTGCATGGATTGCAGATGCCCCAGGGCCAGATCAACTACATGTAGATAGTCACGCTCACAACTGCCGTCTGTGGTGGGGTAGTCGCCACCATAGATAGCCAGTTGCTCCAGGCGACCTATGGCCACTTGAGCAATATAGGGTAGTAAGTTGTTGGGGATTCCCTGCGGGTCTTCGCCTAGCAAGCCGGATTCATGCGCGCCGATGGGGTTGAAATAGCGCAGCAGTACGATGGACCATTCTGGATCAGCGATTTGCAGATCGGTGAGCAGTTGCTCCACCATCGCCTTGGAGGTGCCATACGGATTGGCCGTTTTGCCTCTGGGTTGGGTTTCAACATAAGGAATACTGGCTTCTTCACCGTAGACCGTAGCGGATGAGCTGAAGATCAGCTTGCGCACACCGGCTTTGGCCATCGCCTGACACAACACCAGTGAACCGTAGACGTTGTTTTCATAATAGCGCAGCGGCTGTTGTACACTTTCACCTACTGCCTTAAGCCCGGCAAAGTGCAGTACGGCACTGATATTGTATTGCTTGAAAACCTGATCCAGCAGAACAGCATCGCGCACATCCCCCTGAATGAAATGGGGTGCCTTGCCACTGATCTGTTCAATACGCTCCAGTGCCACGGCACTGGAGTTGCAGAGGTTGTCAAGCACAACTACGTCATGGCCTGCCTTAAGCAGTTCCACTGTTGTATGTGAGCCGATATACCCGGCGCCGCCGGTTACCAGTACAGCGTCAGTCATTCCGAATCCTTTGAACCCGCTTTCCATATTAGTGATCACCTAAGCCCATGATTATTTTCGTATTAGCCTTCTAGGTCTATTGTACTATAGGACAGGGGTTGGAGACCGCTCCGCGGGCGAAATGGTTGGGTGGTGATAAATGTAGGAGCCCGGTCACCGGGCGAAGGGGCTTTGGTGGTTATTCGCTCACGGAGTGAGCTTATATGGACCCGCCCGTGTTGCAAGCTATTTTTGACTCGAGCAGATGTGTTGCACGCTTATATCCGACCTATTTGTGTGAGCATATCTGCTCGGCCATTAAAAGATGTGCACTCACTTTCGCTAATCTCCTACTCGGCTTCTATGAGCCAGCCCAATCCCAAGGATAAGTGAGTCGATTTTATCTGTCTTGTCTTAATAGTCTGCGCAACGCTTTGGGTATTTAACCTTTAATCTATCTTTTATTTCAATCTGTTACATTGTTGCTAAGCGATATAACCACGCTCTTTCATCATCATGCTCCACACGATCCGAGCCAGCTTGTTCGCCAACGCCACTATAATTTTATTGGCATGCTTGCCACTGGCTTGCATGCGTTTTGCCCACTCGCTCAAACGCCCCGTTGCGTCTTCTTTGAGCAGGACCCGATAGGCCGAACGCGCCCCATGCACCAGTTGCTTTCGGACATGGCCATTGCCCTGTTTGCTGATGCCTAATAATCGCTCTCGGTTACCACTGGAGGCCTGCTTCGGCACTAGCCCTAGCGAGGCGGCAAAGTGTCTGGCACTGGCAAAGCGCTTTGCATCACCTAAGTAACTCAACAATAACGACGCATTAATCGGCCCAACACCCGGTATTTCCAGTAGCTTCTGACACTCAACGTTCTCTTTGACGTAGTCTTGAAGCATACAGTCATAACGCGCGATGTGGGCCTCTTTCTCTAACCACTGCTCCCGTAAATCGGCTATCAACTGTCGACCCTTAAAGGTCAGTGGCTGATCGGCATCTTCAAGCAGTTCTGGAATCAAGACACGCAGGCTGCCATGCCCGGTGGGGATAACGACACCCATGTCAGCTAACAAGCCCCGTAACTCGTTACCTATGGCGGTCTTCTCGCGAACCAGACGTTCTCTGACACGATGAATCGCTTGCAGATCGAGCTGCTCTTCACTCTTAATCGATACCGAAGGCGTTGACGGCAACGAGGCCGCTAACGCAATCGCTTCAGCATCGCGTATATCATTCTTGTTAACCCGAACAAAGGGCTTTACATACTGAGGTGCTATTAGCTTGACCTCATGCCCCAGGGCTTTGAACTGACGTGCCCAGGCATGTGCACCAATACAGGCCTCCATCGCAATCAAACAGCACGGTAAGTTGGCTATAAACGCTTTCAGGTCTGCTCGATACAGTCGTTTTCTGAACACCGCCTTGCCTTGTCGATTGAGACCATGCAGTTGAAAGACATTTTTGGCCAAATCGATACTTAGGATGCTAATATTCTTCATAGGACTCGCCTCTCTTTACTCAGATGCCGGTTTGCTTTTGTTTGCACATTAAGCATGGCACATTGTTAAGGGGGGCGGGTCCATCTTATTTCCTACAGGGAGGATGTTATATAGTGTTTATTTTGAACACAGAGTGGGGCGGTATTTGATGGGAATTAATTGCATGCTGGAATATAAAATCCTAATCATGGCCGTTGTTTTTGGCTTGATGACTCCCTGTGCGTTTGCGGATAGAAAGCAGATAACCGTTGATATAGAGGTCGTGACCGAACCTGATCCGAGTGTTCAGCTCTCCTGGGATCAGCAGCCGGGGTCGGCAACGGAGATGCAGGTTACTGTATATCGTCGGGAACTGGGGGTGAAAAGCGGACTTTGGTACCAAAATATTTGGGATGGCACCCAAGTTAAAGATTTTTCTGAAATGACCCTGTTTGAACCCATTGCTGTGTTACCGCCTTCGGTAACTCACTTTACCGACAGCAGTGTGGAAACGGGTAAACACTATGAGTATCGCGTTTACCGCCCGGCCCTTGCCAGTAAAAATTACACTCAGGCCGCTACCTATGCGGCTGTGAGTATTGATGCTCCCTTGGAGGATCAGCCCGGCAATATTTTGTTGGTGATTGATGAGACGCTTGTCGATGAAATGGAGATGGAGCTTCGCCTATTGGAGTTGGACCTTGCCGGTGATGGATGGGGAGTTACCCGTCTGTTAACACCGCCGCAGGGCCTGGGTGATCATCGTGTTTTGCATGCCGCTATTCAGGAGGCCTGTGCTGCTGATCCTGACATTAAGGGGTTGTATCTGTTTGGTAAAATCCCTGTTGCTCGCTCCGGCTTTTCTGCACCGGATGGACACAATGACACTGCCCATGAAACCGATCTGTACTATGCTGATTTACAAGGAAACTGGCTGGATATTCTGTCCTATTCGGCGGAGGGGGGTGAGGCTAGCTCCAATATAAAGGGCGATGGTAAATTCGATCACACCACTCTTCCTCATGCGGTAGATCTTATGGTGGGTCGGGTGGATATGTCTCGATTAACCGCAGTTCAAAAAAGTGAAGTTGAGTTGCTTCGTGATTACACTCATAAAACCCATGCGTGGCGCAATGGTGATCGACAGGTTCCTTATCGGGCCTTGCTGAATAGTGGTCATCTTTTTCAGGAACATAGCTGGGCTAGAACTCTGTTTGGTGCTGATAACGTCAACGCGGCAAGCTTCCAGCCGGAGCTCAATAGCGA
This genomic interval carries:
- a CDS encoding glycosyltransferase family 4 protein; the encoded protein is MHLRLFGIHIIPTLHCTFWTTRLKPKNFKNKIIRKLNGWFWQHCVSATLCISPESEKQLREICPNLNSPVFQARPTYLKAAFSEIQPPSQSSKQFHLLFAGRLEENKGVLELYETAKLLEKSHPGVFKWHICGTGSLTKILEQQISANQSSEYFMLKGHLNRDQMLTYFSLSHIFLIPTRQDFAEGLNKVAIEGVLAGRPVIVSKYIPATDILGDAVIVADKIDASCLSELIVLLYEKPEKYFQAISSTQTVQDIFLILNIAGKWH
- a CDS encoding acyltransferase family protein, which translates into the protein MNTSTASEPVKLKVYYPYYDYVRFIAASVVMFGHANFITWRPAGAIAVDVFFALSGWLIGNILLNTKKEQLPQFYFNRVIRIWIPYFISFSILLLVALLKDNITLKWLEIVMYKATFVYNIFGPDQLAEYKNLMPLDGTGNHFWSVNAEEQFYLFAPILLVLIPLLGRRILVWFLLATAALIYDIYAPIFIGVLLALILKKHDGVEKNIFFKITCGLLFIAGVSLFILNMYMDTASALFSASIVMLLKIPGNPHQIGLFLGGISYSLYLNHWLGEFIANFVVKHTFITNISIRNLISFSSAYIIASIIYIIIEKYCIKMRPLWYTPIYGKYSIIAAYGTVTLGLFIGIYLTKTIG
- a CDS encoding nucleotide sugar dehydrogenase yields the protein MNIAVWGSELIGWTAATAFAEFGNQVHINQTPESKQSLGEQSDPNSILFNEPGLLSHVKAQYDQDNLTFGDPDAALECPIQILALHPDQLPLAKTIIQRVNQQTQSQQLVVINYSTFGLGATDELASLLDTGKQQAIAYIPDQLSEGSAYDNFIKAKTLVIGCQSNEANKIIKALYKPFSRSLEQMMIVKRREAEFMKFAVNGMLALRLGYINELANLADLLNIDIDTITAGMGNDPRIGKHYLSPGCGFGGAHFSKSIQTMAQLLKTNRNSIILNTLLEENEKQKVLPFRKLWRHYKADVNNLKVAVWGLSFKPNTASIQNAPSLQVVETLLAQGCKVHAHDPQAMMNFAKRFPSDGKIAYYSSAIETLKDVDALIILTEWNEYWSPDYYQMLEMMNNPVIIDGRNIMDKELMESFGFVYYGVGR
- the pgi gene encoding glucose-6-phosphate isomerase, coding for MNVFATEAGTDLYEHATVMGKAHIASLFQQNAERFEDFSFSVPGLMLDLSKQRISSETLNLLCELAREKHLKQWIEDLYNGEKINTSEDRPALHTALRAPADQRLNVDGEDVIAPIHENLSRMETLVNCIHAGQWLGCTGHPIDTIVNIGVGGSDLGPFMACKALSEFTTDSSRKVDIHFVSSMDGSHISSLLDRLNPTRTLFVISSKSFTTIDTLANAETAKEWLKRADQHDQMNEALILKRHFIGVSATPKRMVDWGIPESNHLYFWEWTGGRYSMWSTIGLPIALRIGMQGFRDMLAGAHAMDTHFRNTEFESNLPVLLALTGIWNINFLGITAHAILPYDGRLSHLPSYLEQLEMESNGKNTTRTNEMVGYNTCPVLWGEIGTNAQHAFYQLLHQGTIPVMCDFITCSTRYEGPNNTELKHQHQLNLSNCLAQSQILALGDTVIEGAENSPPHKRYRGNQPCSTLLLDKLTPETFGMLIAMYEHKVFVQSVIWNINPFDQWGVELGKTIATGLLPALNGSSDGVSLDSSTRGLINHINTKR
- the galE gene encoding UDP-glucose 4-epimerase GalE; translated protein: MTDAVLVTGGAGYIGSHTTVELLKAGHDVVVLDNLCNSSAVALERIEQISGKAPHFIQGDVRDAVLLDQVFKQYNISAVLHFAGLKAVGESVQQPLRYYENNVYGSLVLCQAMAKAGVRKLIFSSSATVYGEEASIPYVETQPRGKTANPYGTSKAMVEQLLTDLQIADPEWSIVLLRYFNPIGAHESGLLGEDPQGIPNNLLPYIAQVAIGRLEQLAIYGGDYPTTDGSCERDYLHVVDLALGHLQSMQKLGTPGVHIYNLGTGQPVSVLAMVKAFEKVAQKPLPYRIAARRAGDLPAFWANADKAQQELGWKATRPLNAMLEDTWRWQTRNPKGFSK
- a CDS encoding IS110 family RNA-guided transposase, whose product is MKNISILSIDLAKNVFQLHGLNRQGKAVFRKRLYRADLKAFIANLPCCLIAMEACIGAHAWARQFKALGHEVKLIAPQYVKPFVRVNKNDIRDAEAIALAASLPSTPSVSIKSEEQLDLQAIHRVRERLVREKTAIGNELRGLLADMGVVIPTGHGSLRVLIPELLEDADQPLTFKGRQLIADLREQWLEKEAHIARYDCMLQDYVKENVECQKLLEIPGVGPINASLLLSYLGDAKRFASARHFAASLGLVPKQASSGNRERLLGISKQGNGHVRKQLVHGARSAYRVLLKEDATGRLSEWAKRMQASGKHANKIIVALANKLARIVWSMMMKERGYIA